Proteins found in one Pseudomonas sp. P8_241 genomic segment:
- a CDS encoding M20 aminoacylase family protein: MSTQQISPVLSNADLQTFVALRRQIHAAPELGGETPNTAELVAAKLAQWGYQVHCGIGGHGLVGVLKKGQGNRRIGLRADMDALPMQEKNAFAHASQIAGRMHACGHDGHTAILLAAAYRLATSAEFNGTLNLIFQPDEEGLCGAKAMIDDGLFQRFPCDAIFALHNMPGAPVGTVVVQAGPTMASSERVQLSVTGKGGHGAMPELAVDPVPVVASLINAIQTIKSRNLGPEEYAVISIGMLQAGSVYNIIPDEASMLISVRTDTPQTQQKINQRLEQIVCGHEQSFGVSIDLKITQLAPALINDVAETQRVRQSLEPLFEPGCLHSRGPKVMGTEDFAWMLGEVPGCYFMLGNGEGEFHGCSVHNPHYDFNDELIRLGSDCWVKLVEDFLV, from the coding sequence ATGAGCACTCAACAAATCAGCCCTGTTTTGAGCAACGCCGACCTGCAAACGTTCGTGGCGCTGCGCCGACAAATTCACGCTGCTCCCGAGCTTGGGGGTGAAACCCCAAATACCGCCGAACTGGTCGCCGCCAAGCTGGCGCAGTGGGGCTATCAGGTCCATTGCGGCATCGGCGGGCATGGCTTGGTCGGCGTCCTGAAAAAGGGCCAGGGCAACCGCCGCATCGGCCTGCGCGCCGACATGGACGCGCTGCCGATGCAGGAGAAAAACGCCTTTGCCCACGCCAGTCAGATCGCCGGCCGCATGCATGCCTGCGGTCACGACGGGCACACCGCGATCTTGCTTGCGGCCGCTTATCGTCTGGCGACCAGCGCCGAGTTCAATGGCACCCTGAATCTGATTTTCCAGCCCGACGAGGAGGGGTTGTGCGGCGCCAAGGCAATGATCGACGACGGCCTGTTCCAGCGTTTTCCATGCGATGCGATTTTTGCCCTGCACAACATGCCCGGCGCACCCGTGGGTACGGTCGTGGTTCAGGCCGGACCGACCATGGCGTCTTCCGAGCGGGTGCAACTGAGCGTCACCGGTAAGGGGGGACACGGCGCCATGCCCGAACTGGCGGTGGATCCGGTGCCCGTGGTAGCCAGCTTGATCAACGCGATCCAGACCATCAAGTCGCGCAACCTGGGCCCTGAGGAATATGCGGTGATCAGCATCGGCATGCTACAGGCCGGGAGTGTCTACAACATCATTCCTGACGAGGCCAGCATGCTGATCAGCGTGCGCACCGACACCCCGCAGACCCAGCAGAAAATCAACCAACGCCTGGAGCAGATTGTCTGCGGCCACGAGCAATCATTCGGCGTCAGCATCGACTTGAAGATCACCCAACTGGCGCCTGCGCTGATCAACGATGTGGCCGAGACGCAACGGGTGCGCCAGAGTCTGGAGCCGCTGTTCGAACCTGGCTGCCTGCACAGCCGCGGACCCAAGGTCATGGGCACTGAGGACTTTGCCTGGATGCTCGGTGAAGTGCCGGGCTGTTACTTCATGCTGGGCAACGGCGAGGGCGAGTTCCATGGGTGTTCCGTGCATAACCCGCATTACGACTTCAACGACGAGTTGATCCGTCTGGGCTCTGATTGCTGGGTCAAGCTGGTGGAGGATTTTCTTGTTTAG
- a CDS encoding MFS transporter, whose translation MTTLQSDTPLANGTIRRDSAAVGSRKATVACALGNALEMYDFTIYSFFAVVIARNFFPAQSPVASLLMSLTAFGVGFLMRPIGAMVIGRFADRKGRKAALTLTIFLMTLGTALIAFAPTYQQAGVFGTVLLVIGRLTQGFSAGGEIGTASVLMMESTGTANRCANVSWQAASQGYAALVGAGIGLLLTSVMNTPDLENWGWRIPFIVGLLIGPVGWYIRRCLPETLEHAVIEQPPSTGRKPRWREVIDLRNTVLATGLMASATIGMYLFIFYMPSYLVTALHYPQRSALAIACVAAACLAIITPIAGRYADRHGLRKKLLVWTVTLPVIAAWPALWLLSHTTDLYLAMLIVALLVLPGCVGSGAFFAMIMEAFAKPQRALGTSVSYSFGVTLFGGFSPLIATWLTSTLNDPLAPAFYLVGGGVISLTCLKLFPENIGRA comes from the coding sequence ATGACCACCCTGCAATCGGATACTCCCTTGGCCAATGGCACGATACGGCGCGACAGTGCCGCCGTCGGGTCTAGAAAAGCCACCGTTGCATGCGCTCTGGGCAATGCCCTGGAGATGTACGATTTCACCATCTACAGTTTTTTCGCCGTGGTGATCGCCAGGAATTTCTTTCCGGCGCAGTCGCCGGTAGCGTCATTGCTGATGTCGTTGACCGCCTTCGGTGTGGGCTTTCTGATGCGGCCAATCGGGGCGATGGTGATCGGTCGTTTCGCCGACCGCAAGGGTCGCAAGGCGGCCCTGACGCTGACTATTTTCCTGATGACACTGGGCACCGCCTTGATCGCATTCGCCCCCACTTACCAGCAAGCCGGGGTCTTCGGCACCGTGCTCCTGGTCATCGGACGCCTCACCCAAGGGTTTTCCGCCGGTGGTGAAATCGGCACCGCCTCGGTGCTCATGATGGAGTCGACCGGAACGGCCAATCGTTGTGCCAACGTCAGTTGGCAGGCCGCCAGCCAGGGATATGCGGCCTTGGTCGGGGCAGGCATCGGGTTGCTGCTGACCAGTGTCATGAACACGCCTGACCTGGAAAACTGGGGCTGGCGCATTCCGTTCATCGTCGGTCTGCTGATCGGCCCGGTCGGTTGGTACATCCGCCGTTGTCTGCCGGAAACGCTTGAGCACGCAGTCATTGAGCAACCGCCATCCACCGGCCGCAAGCCTCGCTGGCGCGAGGTGATCGACCTGCGCAACACCGTCCTGGCCACGGGCCTGATGGCGAGCGCGACCATCGGCATGTACCTGTTCATTTTCTACATGCCGTCGTACCTGGTCACCGCGCTGCACTATCCGCAGCGCAGCGCCTTGGCGATTGCCTGTGTTGCCGCCGCGTGCCTGGCGATCATCACGCCGATTGCCGGGCGTTACGCCGACCGTCATGGCCTGCGCAAAAAGCTTTTGGTGTGGACCGTCACGTTGCCCGTCATCGCGGCATGGCCGGCGCTGTGGTTGTTGTCGCACACCACCGACCTGTATCTGGCGATGCTGATCGTGGCGCTGCTGGTACTTCCCGGTTGCGTCGGTTCAGGGGCGTTTTTCGCGATGATCATGGAAGCCTTCGCCAAACCGCAGCGGGCACTCGGCACCTCGGTCAGCTACAGCTTTGGCGTGACCCTGTTCGGGGGGTTCTCGCCGCTGATCGCCACCTGGCTGACGTCGACTCTCAACGACCCGTTGGCCCCTGCCTTTTACTTGGTGGGCGGTGGGGTGATCAGCCTGACCTGCCTGAAACTATTCCCGGAAAACATTGGAAGAGCCTGA
- a CDS encoding porin: protein MGTSAARNSSLAAMLLGVSLPAVSQAEGFPSIARVAPGFGYYNVDKGFDDKLKFYGTVDAFVNYQDSGHYSGVKVAGGAAWTNKLGLYMRKAVDADTVLEADVEEGFNLNGKALDEHWKQVGALRLAVVALRSRNYGKLEFGKTYGMGTPTYADPFLATYGSPYTYLTSPPAGRGAYYLDLRPKHTLAYTTAKFAGFSLGSALSFGLNDTASSGKTLRGKGVSLQYSNAHWILIGSFNDYLSDPWDDGDRERQTHNYFKSASAFYDFGPLAASLTWQRQDVDYQATPSMTAWTVGIAAPVGKTDVARLSLVQRNIEFGNKDAFGMMLGYDHFLRPNWAIYGRVALIDNHPNSSISYAGIPIEQAGDDPQNLAIGMYYHF, encoded by the coding sequence ATGGGTACGTCCGCCGCGCGCAATTCGTCATTGGCCGCCATGCTGCTGGGGGTGAGCCTGCCTGCAGTCAGCCAGGCTGAAGGGTTCCCGTCCATCGCCCGAGTGGCGCCAGGGTTTGGCTACTACAACGTCGACAAGGGCTTTGATGACAAGCTCAAGTTCTATGGCACCGTCGATGCCTTCGTGAACTACCAGGACTCGGGTCATTACTCAGGGGTCAAGGTCGCCGGCGGCGCGGCCTGGACCAACAAACTGGGGCTATACATGCGCAAGGCTGTCGATGCGGACACGGTACTGGAAGCGGATGTCGAAGAAGGCTTCAACCTCAACGGCAAGGCGCTCGACGAGCATTGGAAGCAGGTCGGCGCATTGCGCCTGGCCGTCGTGGCGCTACGCTCGCGTAACTACGGGAAACTGGAGTTTGGCAAAACCTACGGCATGGGCACGCCGACCTACGCCGACCCGTTTCTGGCTACCTATGGCTCACCCTATACTTACCTGACCTCTCCGCCCGCCGGGCGCGGCGCCTATTATCTGGACCTGCGGCCCAAACACACCCTGGCCTATACCACCGCGAAATTCGCCGGTTTCAGCCTCGGCAGCGCATTGAGCTTTGGCTTGAACGATACGGCCAGTTCGGGAAAGACCCTGCGCGGCAAGGGTGTGAGTTTGCAATACAGCAATGCGCACTGGATCTTGATTGGCTCGTTCAACGATTATCTGAGCGATCCCTGGGATGACGGTGATCGTGAGCGCCAGACCCACAACTACTTCAAAAGCGCTTCAGCGTTTTACGACTTCGGACCGCTCGCGGCCAGCCTCACCTGGCAGCGCCAGGACGTCGACTACCAAGCGACACCGAGCATGACCGCCTGGACAGTGGGCATTGCCGCGCCTGTGGGCAAAACCGATGTGGCACGCCTGTCACTGGTCCAGCGCAATATCGAATTCGGCAACAAGGACGCATTCGGGATGATGCTCGGCTATGACCATTTTCTGAGGCCTAATTGGGCCATCTACGGCCGCGTCGCGCTGATCGATAATCACCCCAACTCATCCATCAGCTACGCCGGCATCCCGATCGAGCAGGCCGGTGACGACCCGCAGAACCTGGCAATCGGCATGTACTACCACTTCTAA
- a CDS encoding LysR family transcriptional regulator: MKFHQIRALVAINQCGSINEASQILHVTQPALSRSIKDLERELGLTLLQRSYKGMSLTEEGRRIIRHAHMAVESMRRLQIEADNIHDMAVGDVAIGITSLTAMLPGFEQCISDFQAKNPRVRIKLTEQRPSHIVQRLRDGSLDFALTSQQNTQRLNLDWEALHRIQGAVFCGTDNPLRHSRSLRQLQYANWISLDEIDDRSSQFYQMFEVNDIHPPQKVIECASLLLALRLVESADAFMTLSNLAVGNTLPAGRAPELVCVEVEEIIPEYPIYLVCIDRHSLTSPAKELFYSLKSRLTAESLAELAR; encoded by the coding sequence GTGAAGTTTCATCAAATCAGAGCTTTGGTAGCGATCAACCAGTGCGGCAGTATCAATGAGGCCTCGCAGATACTGCACGTTACCCAGCCTGCATTGAGTCGTTCAATCAAGGATCTGGAGCGAGAGCTTGGGTTGACCTTGCTGCAGCGGTCTTACAAGGGCATGTCGCTGACCGAGGAGGGGCGGCGGATCATTCGCCACGCGCACATGGCGGTCGAGAGTATGCGACGGCTGCAGATCGAAGCCGATAATATTCATGACATGGCGGTTGGTGATGTGGCCATCGGGATCACCTCACTGACAGCGATGCTGCCCGGATTCGAGCAGTGCATCAGTGATTTTCAGGCGAAGAACCCACGGGTGCGGATCAAGCTAACCGAGCAGCGGCCGAGCCATATCGTGCAGCGTTTGCGCGACGGGAGCCTGGATTTTGCCCTGACTTCGCAGCAAAACACACAGCGTCTGAATCTGGATTGGGAGGCCTTGCATCGCATTCAGGGGGCCGTGTTCTGTGGCACCGACAACCCGCTGCGCCATTCGCGCTCATTGCGCCAGTTGCAGTACGCCAACTGGATCAGCCTGGATGAGATCGACGATCGTTCGTCGCAGTTCTATCAGATGTTCGAGGTCAACGATATTCACCCGCCGCAGAAGGTCATTGAATGCGCGTCGTTGCTGTTGGCTCTGCGCCTGGTAGAGAGCGCCGACGCGTTCATGACCCTGAGTAACCTGGCGGTAGGCAACACATTGCCAGCTGGGCGGGCGCCAGAGTTGGTCTGCGTTGAGGTCGAGGAGATCATTCCCGAATACCCGATTTACCTGGTATGCATCGACCGTCATTCGCTGACGTCGCCGGCCAAGGAACTGTTCTACAGCCTCAAATCAAGGCTGACTGCGGAGTCGTTGGCCGAACTCGCTCGTTAG
- a CDS encoding sulfonate ABC transporter substrate-binding protein, translating to MTFLKVFFTGLALFSLTNSVMAADPATLRIGYQKGSIALLLAKEHGLLEKRFPQTAVQWIEFPAGPQMLEAINVNALDIGSTGDIPPLFAQAAGADLVYIGTEPPKPQAETILVRADSSLKNIADLKGKKVAFQRGSSSHNLILRALNKAGLSYQDIQPMNLPPANARAAFEQGSVDAWAIWEPYSSLALSQGNVRVLANGEGLNLSGPVYTARRAYAKANGSFVHALLNELTGAEGLTRSQREESLKVVKKYMGLPDDVIASYLDNRPPSPILPIDESIISAQQMTADLFYQNKLLPRKVDVREAVWNESD from the coding sequence ATGACATTTCTAAAAGTTTTTTTTACGGGGTTAGCACTGTTCAGTCTGACAAACTCGGTAATGGCAGCAGACCCTGCAACCCTGAGAATCGGCTACCAGAAAGGCTCGATTGCCTTATTACTCGCTAAAGAGCACGGGCTTTTGGAGAAGCGTTTTCCTCAAACGGCAGTGCAGTGGATTGAATTTCCTGCCGGGCCGCAGATGCTGGAAGCGATCAACGTCAATGCGCTGGACATCGGCTCCACCGGGGACATCCCGCCGCTGTTCGCGCAGGCGGCGGGAGCCGATCTGGTCTACATCGGCACCGAGCCGCCAAAACCACAAGCGGAAACCATACTGGTGCGCGCAGACAGCTCGCTAAAAAACATTGCCGACCTGAAAGGCAAAAAGGTGGCTTTTCAGCGAGGGTCCAGTTCACACAACCTGATACTGAGGGCGTTGAACAAGGCCGGATTGAGCTACCAGGACATCCAGCCAATGAACCTGCCACCCGCCAATGCGCGTGCAGCCTTCGAACAAGGCAGCGTCGATGCCTGGGCAATTTGGGAGCCTTACTCTTCGCTTGCCTTGAGTCAGGGCAATGTTCGCGTGCTGGCCAACGGCGAAGGTTTGAACCTGTCAGGTCCGGTGTACACCGCACGACGCGCCTACGCGAAAGCCAATGGTTCTTTTGTCCACGCGCTGCTCAATGAGTTGACTGGCGCCGAAGGGCTGACCCGCAGCCAGCGGGAAGAAAGCCTGAAGGTGGTAAAAAAATACATGGGACTGCCCGACGATGTGATTGCCAGTTACCTGGATAATCGGCCGCCTTCGCCAATATTGCCGATTGATGAAAGCATCATCAGCGCGCAGCAAATGACGGCCGACCTGTTTTATCAAAACAAGCTTTTGCCCAGGAAAGTCGATGTGCGTGAGGCGGTATGGAACGAGTCTGATTGA
- the mgrA gene encoding L-glyceraldehyde 3-phosphate reductase — translation MTYIAAQNRYDSIPYRRVGRSGLVLPALSLGLWHNFGDSTPLDTQRALLRTAFDLGINHFDLANNYGPPYGSAEINFGRLLREDFKQYRDELIISSKAGWDMWPGPYGQGGGSRKYVLASLDQSLQRLGLEYVDIFYSHRFDPDTPLEETASALATAVQQGKALYIGISSYSGVKTREMAALLEAWKVPLLIHQPAYNLLNRWVEKDLLDTTDELGTGVIAFTPLAQGLLTDKYLNGVPADARVNRPGGGSLQASHLSEANISHVRALNEIARRRGQSLAQLALAWTLRDPRVTSALIGASRPEQIIENVGALKNLSFSAQELAEIDRFAREGGINLWERPSTAE, via the coding sequence ATGACTTACATCGCTGCCCAAAACCGCTACGACTCCATCCCTTACCGCCGCGTGGGTCGCAGCGGCCTGGTACTGCCGGCGCTGTCCCTGGGGCTGTGGCACAACTTCGGCGACAGCACACCGCTCGACACCCAGCGTGCGTTGCTGCGCACGGCGTTCGATCTGGGCATTAATCATTTCGACCTGGCCAACAACTACGGCCCGCCGTATGGCAGCGCCGAGATCAACTTTGGCCGTCTGCTGCGTGAAGATTTCAAGCAGTACCGCGACGAATTGATCATCTCCAGCAAGGCCGGTTGGGACATGTGGCCCGGCCCTTACGGTCAGGGCGGCGGCTCGCGCAAGTACGTGTTGGCCAGCCTCGATCAGAGTCTGCAACGCCTGGGCCTGGAGTATGTGGACATTTTCTACTCTCACCGATTCGACCCCGATACGCCGCTGGAGGAAACCGCCAGCGCGCTGGCGACTGCGGTGCAGCAGGGCAAGGCACTGTACATCGGGATTTCGTCCTATTCCGGGGTGAAAACCCGTGAAATGGCGGCGTTGCTCGAAGCGTGGAAAGTGCCGCTGCTGATTCACCAGCCGGCCTACAACCTGCTCAATCGCTGGGTGGAAAAAGACCTGCTGGATACCACCGACGAACTCGGCACCGGTGTGATTGCCTTCACCCCGCTGGCCCAGGGCTTGCTGACCGACAAATACCTGAACGGCGTGCCGGCGGATGCGCGGGTCAACCGTCCGGGCGGTGGTTCGTTGCAGGCGTCGCACTTGTCCGAGGCCAACATTTCCCACGTGCGGGCACTCAACGAAATCGCCAGGCGTCGTGGCCAGAGTCTGGCGCAGTTGGCGCTGGCCTGGACCCTGCGTGATCCTCGGGTCACTTCGGCATTGATTGGTGCGAGTCGGCCGGAGCAGATCATCGAGAACGTCGGGGCGTTGAAGAACCTCAGTTTCAGCGCGCAGGAACTGGCGGAGATTGACCGATTTGCCCGAGAGGGCGGGATCAATCTTTGGGAAAGGCCGTCGACTGCTGAATAA
- a CDS encoding LLM class flavin-dependent oxidoreductase encodes MTRQLKLGAFLMAGGHHIAAWRHPEVSADAGLDFAHYRHLAQIAEAAKFDALFLADNVAAPRDEIASRMARSDSFEPLTLLSALSVVTEHIGLIATTTTSYNEPYHVARKFASLDHLSGGRAGWNLVTSDNAAEAQNFGRDEHIGHADRYSRAREFHQVVTGLWDSWDDDAFIRDKTSGAYYDPAKLHVLDHVGEHFRVKGPLNVARSPQGHPVIVQAGSSEAGRDLAAQTAEVVFTAQTSLANAQAFYADLKGRLGQYGRSHDSMKIMPGVFVVVGSTEEQAQEKFQTFQRLVEPKVGVALLGRMLGNFDLSKYPLDGPLPDLPLTESGQQSRQKLLTELAGRENLSLAELGRKIAGGRGHYSLVGTPVQIADRLQQWFEQGAADGFNVLVPHLPGGLEDFANEVVPELQRRGLFRTEYEGRTLRQNLGLDRPSNKFIRPPQHPFADNQEKTL; translated from the coding sequence ATGACTCGACAGCTCAAACTGGGAGCCTTTCTAATGGCCGGCGGGCACCACATCGCCGCCTGGCGACACCCCGAAGTGTCGGCCGACGCCGGACTGGATTTCGCCCATTACAGACATCTGGCGCAGATTGCTGAAGCGGCGAAGTTTGACGCCTTGTTCCTCGCCGATAACGTCGCCGCGCCCAGAGATGAGATTGCCAGCCGTATGGCGCGCTCGGATTCCTTTGAGCCACTGACGTTGCTGTCAGCCTTGAGTGTGGTCACCGAACACATCGGTCTGATCGCCACGACCACCACCAGCTACAACGAGCCGTACCACGTAGCGCGTAAATTCGCTTCCTTGGATCACCTGTCCGGCGGGCGAGCGGGGTGGAATCTGGTGACCTCGGATAACGCTGCCGAAGCGCAAAATTTCGGCCGGGACGAACACATTGGGCACGCGGATCGCTACAGCCGCGCTCGCGAGTTCCATCAGGTGGTCACGGGGCTGTGGGACAGCTGGGACGACGACGCGTTTATCCGCGACAAGACCAGCGGCGCCTATTACGATCCGGCCAAGCTGCATGTGCTGGATCATGTCGGTGAGCACTTCCGGGTGAAGGGCCCGCTGAATGTTGCGCGCTCCCCGCAAGGGCATCCGGTGATTGTGCAGGCCGGATCTTCCGAGGCCGGACGCGATCTGGCGGCGCAAACGGCGGAGGTGGTATTCACGGCGCAAACGTCGTTGGCCAATGCCCAGGCGTTTTACGCCGATCTCAAGGGCCGTTTGGGCCAGTACGGCCGTAGCCACGATTCGATGAAAATCATGCCCGGCGTTTTTGTCGTGGTCGGGTCAACTGAAGAGCAAGCGCAGGAAAAGTTTCAAACCTTTCAGCGATTGGTCGAACCTAAAGTTGGCGTTGCTCTGCTTGGGCGTATGCTGGGCAATTTCGACCTGTCGAAGTATCCACTGGACGGGCCGCTCCCGGACTTGCCGCTCACAGAAAGCGGCCAGCAGAGCCGGCAGAAACTGCTGACCGAGTTGGCTGGACGGGAAAACCTCAGTCTCGCCGAACTGGGTAGAAAAATTGCTGGTGGTCGCGGTCATTACAGTCTGGTGGGCACACCGGTGCAGATCGCCGACCGACTGCAGCAATGGTTCGAACAAGGTGCGGCCGATGGCTTCAACGTACTGGTGCCGCACCTTCCTGGTGGTCTGGAGGATTTCGCCAACGAAGTAGTGCCGGAGCTGCAACGTCGAGGGCTTTTCAGAACCGAGTACGAAGGCCGTACTTTGCGCCAGAACCTGGGGCTGGACAGACCATCAAACAAATTCATACGGCCGCCTCAACACCCATTTGCGGACAACCAGGAAAAAACGCTATGA
- a CDS encoding TonB-dependent receptor — MGNFPGARNTLAHSIRAAGWLFTGLAVLPSGNAFAADNSEPTLTSVTVTATRREESLQKIPVAVSVVDGEQLERDNRNSVSSIVQQVPSLNFRTGASNKDTSLFVRGVGTISTSPGVEPTVATVIDGVVYARPGQTTLDLLDLERIEVLRGPQGTLFGKNASAGVLNIISRAPTAETRGYIDQSNYSGNESRTRFGLGGSLIPDTLKGSITTLFGSYDGNVDNEHNGQEVNGYNHKGARGKLEFTPDADLKFTFIADYMQSHDDAPNGVVSESLTPAFANALNPVRASSDNRKINTDTRTHVEDINKGLSGQLDWSLGNYTLTSITAWRGWDNTQYQDGDRLSTVTAAFPGTADRGDLAFDQYSQELRLASPKGEFLEYVGGLFYMHGKDDETYQRTLTTPTSVNRGVADYGTTNDSYAVFGESTLNFTSTFRGIAGLRWTHDDLEYDHRRVSTSATAVTGIQPGTSSSGSVDEDGWSGRLGLQYDLSDTVTSYLTYSRGYKGPAYNVFFNMQPRDTDALKPETSNNWELGVKATSWNNRLVTNVAVFHSEYDNYQANFFDTVAGQVVTRLINAGSVSTEGVELDYALQATRQLKFSGALAYTHARIDEFACPSGAAASCNVNGKPLPYSPDWKSYVRADYSIPLDNGLDVELGTDYSWQSEVQYDISQNPDTKQGAFGIWNASIALADYNNGWRVALLGKNLADKSYSPMLATGGSYIYRAVPRDDERYFGVQLRKDF; from the coding sequence ATGGGCAATTTTCCTGGGGCAAGAAACACATTGGCGCATTCGATTCGCGCTGCGGGGTGGTTATTTACCGGCTTGGCCGTGTTGCCGTCTGGTAATGCGTTCGCCGCCGACAACAGTGAGCCGACGCTTACATCCGTCACAGTCACCGCGACTCGTCGCGAAGAATCGCTGCAAAAAATCCCGGTGGCGGTGTCAGTCGTCGATGGCGAGCAGCTGGAGCGAGACAACCGTAACAGCGTATCGAGCATCGTCCAGCAAGTACCGTCGCTGAATTTTCGTACCGGTGCTTCGAACAAGGACACCTCGTTGTTCGTGCGTGGAGTGGGGACGATCTCCACTTCCCCTGGCGTTGAACCGACCGTGGCTACCGTGATCGATGGCGTGGTCTACGCTCGCCCTGGTCAAACGACCCTCGACCTGCTGGATCTGGAACGGATCGAAGTCCTGCGTGGCCCGCAAGGTACGCTGTTCGGCAAGAACGCTTCGGCCGGCGTACTGAACATCATCAGCCGGGCACCGACCGCCGAAACCCGCGGTTACATAGACCAGTCCAACTACAGTGGCAACGAAAGCCGTACCCGTTTCGGTCTTGGCGGCAGTCTGATTCCAGACACCTTGAAGGGCTCGATCACCACCTTGTTCGGCAGCTATGACGGCAACGTCGATAACGAGCACAACGGTCAGGAGGTCAATGGCTACAACCACAAAGGCGCACGCGGCAAACTGGAGTTCACGCCTGACGCTGACCTCAAGTTCACCTTCATCGCGGACTACATGCAGTCCCATGACGATGCACCCAATGGTGTAGTCAGCGAGTCGCTGACGCCGGCCTTTGCCAATGCGTTGAACCCGGTGCGAGCGTCCAGCGATAACCGCAAGATCAACACTGACACGCGCACCCACGTCGAAGACATCAACAAAGGCCTCTCTGGCCAACTTGACTGGAGCCTGGGTAATTACACACTGACTTCGATCACGGCGTGGCGTGGCTGGGATAACACCCAATATCAGGATGGCGATCGCCTGAGTACCGTCACCGCCGCATTTCCAGGCACCGCCGACAGAGGCGATCTGGCCTTCGATCAGTACTCGCAGGAGCTTCGCCTGGCATCACCGAAGGGGGAGTTCCTGGAGTACGTGGGTGGCCTGTTTTACATGCACGGCAAGGACGATGAAACGTATCAGCGCACGTTGACCACTCCCACGAGCGTCAACCGTGGTGTCGCCGATTACGGCACCACCAACGATAGCTATGCGGTGTTTGGTGAAAGCACGTTGAACTTCACATCGACCTTTCGCGGTATCGCCGGCCTGCGCTGGACGCATGACGATCTGGAGTACGATCACCGTCGGGTCTCCACTTCAGCGACCGCCGTCACCGGCATCCAGCCGGGCACCAGCAGTTCCGGATCAGTGGACGAAGACGGCTGGTCGGGTCGACTTGGCCTGCAGTACGACCTGAGCGACACGGTCACCAGCTATCTGACCTATTCACGTGGTTACAAAGGACCGGCCTACAACGTGTTCTTCAACATGCAGCCGCGTGATACCGACGCGCTGAAGCCGGAAACATCCAACAACTGGGAGCTGGGAGTCAAAGCGACGTCCTGGAATAACCGCCTGGTCACCAACGTCGCGGTGTTCCACAGCGAGTACGACAATTACCAGGCGAACTTCTTCGATACCGTGGCAGGGCAAGTGGTGACCCGTCTGATCAACGCCGGCAGTGTCAGTACCGAAGGCGTCGAACTCGATTACGCGTTGCAGGCCACCCGGCAACTGAAGTTTTCCGGCGCGCTGGCGTACACCCATGCACGCATCGACGAGTTTGCCTGTCCGTCGGGTGCCGCCGCGTCGTGCAACGTCAATGGCAAGCCGCTTCCGTACAGTCCGGACTGGAAGAGCTACGTGCGCGCCGACTACAGCATCCCGTTGGATAACGGTCTGGATGTCGAACTGGGTACCGACTACAGCTGGCAGAGTGAAGTGCAGTACGACATCAGCCAGAACCCCGACACCAAACAGGGCGCATTCGGGATCTGGAATGCCAGCATCGCGCTGGCTGATTACAACAACGGCTGGCGCGTGGCGCTACTGGGCAAAAACCTCGCCGACAAGTCCTATTCACCGATGCTGGCCACTGGCGGCAGCTACATCTACCGCGCGGTGCCACGGGACGACGAACGCTACTTTGGTGTGCAACTGCGCAAGGACTTCTGA